The following proteins are encoded in a genomic region of Magnolia sinica isolate HGM2019 chromosome 1, MsV1, whole genome shotgun sequence:
- the LOC131256811 gene encoding rhomboid-like protein 11, chloroplastic isoform X2 — translation MLHRVLKKDVLIWCSIQETIDMTSQLELGRPEEKRVSQRQVNGIFWIILLNLGVYVADHWFLIREIKMLYLYHSLPAWYQFVTATFCHASWNHLSSNLFFLYIFGKLVEEEEGSLGLWISYILTGAGANLVSWLVLPRNAVSVGASGAVFGLFAISVLVKMRWDWRKILEVLILGQFVIQKVMEEAQASAGLSGALGRGYSLQNVNHIAHLSGALIGVALVWLISSIPSQPSDSDTPGTKT, via the exons ATGCTTCACAGGGTTCTGAAGAAAGATGTGTTAATTTGGTGTTCTATACAAGAGACAATAG ATATGACATCTCAGCTGGAGCTTGGGAGACCTGAAGAGAAACGGGTATCACAGAGACAAGTGAATGGGATATTCTGGATTATACTTCTTAACCTTGGTGTTTACGTGGCAGATCACTGGTTTCTG ATTCGAGAGATCAAAATGCTGTATTTATATCACTCCTTGCCTGCTTGGTACCAGTTCGTGACTGCAACATTTTGTCATGCTAGCTG GAACCATCTTTCAAGCAACCTATTCTTCTTGTATATTTTTG GAAAACTTGTTGAAGAGGAGGAAGGAAGTCTTGGGTTGTGGATCTCCTACATTCTTACGGGTGCCGGAGCGAACCTGGTCTCATGGTTGGTTCTTCCAAGAAATGCGGTTTCGGTTGGAGCTTCTGGCGCTGTCTTTGGACTCTTTGCAATCAGTGTGCTTGTCAAG ATGCGTTGGGACTGGAGGAAGATCCTCGAAGTTCTTATACTGGGCCAGTTTGTCATTCAGAAG GTGATGGAAGAGGCACAAGCTTCTGCAGGGCTGTCAGGCGCTCTTGGCAGGGGATATTCCTTGCAGAATGTTAATCACATTGCACATCTCTCTGGTGCTCTGATTGGTGTGGCTCTTGTATGGCTCATTAGTAGTATCCCTTCTCAACCTTCAGACTCGGACACGCCAGGAACAAAGACCTAA
- the LOC131256811 gene encoding rhomboid-like protein 11, chloroplastic isoform X1: protein MAQVRFLPPCAATKPYTSYNSPRIPLLLTWRSPSNPPRVEIRALSRPSDSSTRFARQQTILSKARFRHVCRMKNSDMTSQLELGRPEEKRVSQRQVNGIFWIILLNLGVYVADHWFLIREIKMLYLYHSLPAWYQFVTATFCHASWNHLSSNLFFLYIFGKLVEEEEGSLGLWISYILTGAGANLVSWLVLPRNAVSVGASGAVFGLFAISVLVKMRWDWRKILEVLILGQFVIQKVMEEAQASAGLSGALGRGYSLQNVNHIAHLSGALIGVALVWLISSIPSQPSDSDTPGTKT from the exons ATGGCGCAGGTACGATTTCTCCCGCCATGCGCTGCAACCAAACCCTACACCTCCTACAACAGCCCCCGTATTCCCTTGCTGCTGACGTGGCGCTCCCCTTCGAATCCCCCTCGCGTCGAGATTCGGGCCCTCTCCCGCCCTTCCGATTCTTCTACAAGGTTCGCCCGACAGCAAACGATTCTATCCAAGGCTCGATTTCGGCACGTTTGCAGGATGAAAAACTcag ATATGACATCTCAGCTGGAGCTTGGGAGACCTGAAGAGAAACGGGTATCACAGAGACAAGTGAATGGGATATTCTGGATTATACTTCTTAACCTTGGTGTTTACGTGGCAGATCACTGGTTTCTG ATTCGAGAGATCAAAATGCTGTATTTATATCACTCCTTGCCTGCTTGGTACCAGTTCGTGACTGCAACATTTTGTCATGCTAGCTG GAACCATCTTTCAAGCAACCTATTCTTCTTGTATATTTTTG GAAAACTTGTTGAAGAGGAGGAAGGAAGTCTTGGGTTGTGGATCTCCTACATTCTTACGGGTGCCGGAGCGAACCTGGTCTCATGGTTGGTTCTTCCAAGAAATGCGGTTTCGGTTGGAGCTTCTGGCGCTGTCTTTGGACTCTTTGCAATCAGTGTGCTTGTCAAG ATGCGTTGGGACTGGAGGAAGATCCTCGAAGTTCTTATACTGGGCCAGTTTGTCATTCAGAAG GTGATGGAAGAGGCACAAGCTTCTGCAGGGCTGTCAGGCGCTCTTGGCAGGGGATATTCCTTGCAGAATGTTAATCACATTGCACATCTCTCTGGTGCTCTGATTGGTGTGGCTCTTGTATGGCTCATTAGTAGTATCCCTTCTCAACCTTCAGACTCGGACACGCCAGGAACAAAGACCTAA
- the LOC131256811 gene encoding rhomboid-like protein 11, chloroplastic isoform X3, which yields MTSQLELGRPEEKRVSQRQVNGIFWIILLNLGVYVADHWFLIREIKMLYLYHSLPAWYQFVTATFCHASWNHLSSNLFFLYIFGKLVEEEEGSLGLWISYILTGAGANLVSWLVLPRNAVSVGASGAVFGLFAISVLVKMRWDWRKILEVLILGQFVIQKVMEEAQASAGLSGALGRGYSLQNVNHIAHLSGALIGVALVWLISSIPSQPSDSDTPGTKT from the exons ATGACATCTCAGCTGGAGCTTGGGAGACCTGAAGAGAAACGGGTATCACAGAGACAAGTGAATGGGATATTCTGGATTATACTTCTTAACCTTGGTGTTTACGTGGCAGATCACTGGTTTCTG ATTCGAGAGATCAAAATGCTGTATTTATATCACTCCTTGCCTGCTTGGTACCAGTTCGTGACTGCAACATTTTGTCATGCTAGCTG GAACCATCTTTCAAGCAACCTATTCTTCTTGTATATTTTTG GAAAACTTGTTGAAGAGGAGGAAGGAAGTCTTGGGTTGTGGATCTCCTACATTCTTACGGGTGCCGGAGCGAACCTGGTCTCATGGTTGGTTCTTCCAAGAAATGCGGTTTCGGTTGGAGCTTCTGGCGCTGTCTTTGGACTCTTTGCAATCAGTGTGCTTGTCAAG ATGCGTTGGGACTGGAGGAAGATCCTCGAAGTTCTTATACTGGGCCAGTTTGTCATTCAGAAG GTGATGGAAGAGGCACAAGCTTCTGCAGGGCTGTCAGGCGCTCTTGGCAGGGGATATTCCTTGCAGAATGTTAATCACATTGCACATCTCTCTGGTGCTCTGATTGGTGTGGCTCTTGTATGGCTCATTAGTAGTATCCCTTCTCAACCTTCAGACTCGGACACGCCAGGAACAAAGACCTAA